Proteins encoded in a region of the Neodiprion lecontei isolate iyNeoLeco1 chromosome 5, iyNeoLeco1.1, whole genome shotgun sequence genome:
- the LOC107221294 gene encoding late secretory pathway protein AVL9 homolog: MAESTGPILHVIVVGFHHKKGCQVEYSYPPLVPDAPNECPTGWKYLPTLSLPDGSHNYDEDTVYFHLPSLSDPKRTIYGVSCFRQIPVEKLKNRTSDITRGTVQKSVCVLSTLPLYGHIQVKMALITHAYFDEGDFSKVSLLEDTYRHLNSCMSTESRIPPQVFVGLSARDFILHFRHKALLLFKLLLLERKIVFYQSPVQPLCTAILTLLSLHPGMIEHGLHQAACVRPSRPMSPIPNFDQEDSPVRNLDSNLRQKEGEVTKNCSEREDEVENVSICMSDNKTIETMEGKCMDERITVPSLNTNYINENIDAKIIPMVETKDCNESVADDIDFKECPKPNESVHKVHSINTITLGTGELGNSLPRDTSSDALSDARITNNITQIAHVNPELCGLPLGLFSKGYLCLPYLSLPYLDLLGDVNVRGYIVGATNVLFKQKKQLIDVLVEVETARIEATDPELRRQLHLTTEDLRFADYVVRHVAEPRKDVFFDGVGWEGGDEWIRTQFRVYLLSLLRTSLQQDTRQSDHFNSAFVSAWKNTHNYKIWSSNEKPEINSIESGHPFAGQLSVQDMKLRLSHTMQNTESGRKLNQAMASTGRAVATTGKAVGGAISQAKGAFSNWWSILTTVQVADSETRNEEATLECEEIVQNLANESSVGLESPEVPPSQVDTSVATQ, translated from the exons ATGGCGGAATCAACGGGACCGATACTTCACGTTATTGTTGTCGGATTTCACCACAAGAAAGGATGTCAG GTCGAATACTCATACCCACCGCTAGTTCCTGATGCACCAAACGAGTGTCCCACTGGCTGGAAATACTTGCCAACACTGTCTCTACCTGACGGCTCTCATAACTATGACGAAGATACAGTTTATTTCCATCTACCCAGCCTTAGCGATCCCAAACGCACAATTTATGGGGTATCTTGTTTTAGACAGATACCAGTTGAG AAATTGAAGAACCGTACTTCAGATATAACCAGAGGAACAGTGCAAAAGTCTGTCTGTGTTTTGAGCACATTGCCGTTGTATGGCCACATCCAAGTAAAAATGGCTTTAATAACGCACGCCTATTTTGACGAAGGAGATTTTAGCAAGGTGTCACTGCTTGAAGACACATACCGGCATCTCAATTCTTGCATGAGCACTGAAAGTAGGATTCCACCCCAGGTTTTTGTTG GATTGTCTGCTCGGGATTTCATACTACATTTTCGCCATAAGGCTCTGTTGCTGTTCAAGCTTCTCTTACtggagagaaaaatcgtatttTATCAGTCTCCTGTACAGCCGCTTTGCACAGCTATACTGACTCTGTTGTCACTGCACCCTGGTATGATCGAGCACGGACTGCACCAGGCTGCATGTGTCAG gCCCTCTAGACCTATGTCTCCGATTCCAAACTTTGACCAAGAAGACAGTCCCGTACGAAATCTCGATTCAAATTTACGTCAAAAAGAAGGCGAAGTTACCAAAAATTGTTCAGAAAGGGAGGACGAAGTGGAAAATGTATCGATATGTATGAGCGATAATAAGACAATTGAAACAATGGAAGGAAAGTGTATGGACGAGAGAATAACTGTACCATCATTGAACACGaattatataaatgaaaatatcgatgCTAAAATCATTCCAATGGTTGAAACAAAAGATTGTAACGAGTCAGTGGCTGATGATATAGATTTCAAAGAGTGCCCGAAGCCAAATGAAAGTGTTCACAAAGTTCATAGTATAAATACTATTACGTTAGGTACGGGCGAACTTGGCAACAGTCTTCCTCGTGATACAAGCAGTGACGCATTATCAGATGCACGGATTACCAACAACATAACTCAAATTGCTCACGTTAATCCTGAACTCTGTGGTCTACCTCTTGgtctcttttcaaaa GGCTACTTGTGTCTGCCGTACTTGTCACTGCCATACCTCGACTTGCTGGGCGATGTTAATGTCAGAGGTTACATTGTCGGAGCTACAAACGTGTTGTTCAAGCAGAAGAAACAGTTAATTGATGTCTTAGTCGAG GTTGAGACGGCACGAATCGAGGCTACTGATCCAGAGTTGAGACGGCAGTTACATTTGACGACCGAAGACTTGAGATTTGCCGACTATGTCGTGAGGCATGTGGCTGAGCCACGCAAGGACGTTTTCTTTGACGGTGTCGGCTGGGAAGGCGGAGATGAATGGATCAGAACGCAGTTTCGTGTGTACCTACTAAGCTTGTTGCGAACTTCGTTACAACAGGACACCCGTCAGTCGGATCATTTCAATTCCGCATTTGTATCCGCTTGGAAAAATACTCACAATTACAAAATATGGAGCAGCAACGAGAAGCCTGAAATAAACAGCATTGAGTCTGGTCATCCTTTTGCAGGACAGCTTTCGGTTCAGGATATGAAACTGCGTCTTTCGCA TACTATGCAAAACACGGAAAGCGGTAGAAAACTTAATCAAGCGATGGCTTCGACCGGCAGAGCAGTAGCTACAACTGGAAAAGCCGTAG gTGGCGCAATTTCACAAGCTAAAGGTGCGTTTTCTAACTGGTGGAGCATTTTAACCACTGTTCAAGTTGCGGATTCAGAAACGAGAAACGAAGAAGCTACACTAGAATGCGaagaaattgttcaaaatttagCAAATGAATCTAGTGTTGGATTGGAATCTCCTGAAGTACCACCAAGTCAAGTAGACACATCTGTTGCTACACAGTAA